Proteins from one Mercurialis annua linkage group LG7, ddMerAnnu1.2, whole genome shotgun sequence genomic window:
- the LOC130015752 gene encoding uncharacterized protein LOC130015752 — translation MNFNMHNMEKTTTELHGMLQTAEKNIKNEIKDVLMVNKGKGMKRSGKGKGKAFKKSKPKSKPKTKDEPKAKPPKEGTCFFCKEPGHWKRNCKKYLDDLKKNKGSETTTSGSQKE, via the exons atgaacttcaatatgcataatatggagaagaccaccacagagttgcatgggatgcttcaaactgctgaaaagaacatcaagaatgagattaaggatgttcttatggtcaacaagggaaagggtatgaaaaggtctggtaagggcaagggaaaggctttcaagaagtctaaacccaagtccaagcccaagaccaaggatgaacccaaagcaaaaccgccaaaggaaggaacttgctttttctgcaaggaacctggacattggaaaaggaattgcaagaaatatctggatgatctgaagaagaacaagggtagtgagactaccacttcag ggtctcaaaaggagtag